The following coding sequences lie in one Streptomyces venezuelae genomic window:
- a CDS encoding DUF3027 domain-containing protein, with protein MSAATTRSRTPRTPRTPDRLCAEAVGLARAAAEEAAAPGVVGEHVEVVVEGDRVVTHLFECKEFGYRGWRWAVTVARASRAKVVTLDETVLLPGPDALLAPEWVPWSERLRPGDMGPGDLLPTDAEDLRLEPGYSGEEEPPPNSIVSQEMAELVEAEDAEVTAGPPAELPVPPARGSIAAVAEELGMRRARVLSRYGLHVAADRWDEAYGAKTPMAQAAPAACVSCGFLVRIGGSLGQAFGICGNEFGPADGHVVSLSYGCGGHSEAAVMPKPPRPAPPVLDETRIDVLPLRPGADSGSVMAEGPGEDLGHS; from the coding sequence GTGAGCGCAGCGACAACGCGAAGCCGTACCCCGCGCACCCCGCGTACCCCCGACCGCCTCTGCGCCGAGGCGGTGGGCCTGGCACGTGCCGCGGCCGAGGAGGCCGCCGCGCCCGGTGTGGTCGGTGAGCATGTCGAGGTCGTCGTCGAGGGCGACCGCGTCGTCACGCACTTGTTCGAGTGCAAGGAATTCGGCTACCGGGGCTGGCGCTGGGCCGTGACCGTGGCCCGCGCCTCGCGGGCGAAGGTCGTCACCCTCGACGAGACCGTGCTGCTGCCGGGCCCCGACGCGCTCCTCGCCCCCGAGTGGGTGCCGTGGAGCGAGCGGCTCCGGCCCGGCGACATGGGTCCCGGCGACCTGCTGCCGACCGACGCGGAGGACCTGCGGCTCGAGCCCGGGTACTCCGGCGAGGAGGAGCCGCCGCCGAACTCCATCGTGTCGCAGGAGATGGCCGAGCTCGTCGAGGCGGAGGACGCCGAGGTGACGGCGGGGCCGCCCGCCGAGCTGCCCGTCCCGCCCGCCCGCGGCTCCATCGCCGCGGTCGCCGAGGAGCTCGGCATGCGCAGGGCGAGGGTCCTTTCGCGGTACGGGCTGCATGTCGCGGCGGACCGCTGGGACGAGGCGTACGGCGCGAAGACCCCGATGGCGCAGGCCGCGCCCGCGGCGTGCGTCAGCTGTGGGTTCCTCGTGCGGATCGGCGGCTCGCTCGGGCAGGCGTTCGGTATCTGCGGCAATGAGTTCGGGCCCGCCGACGGGCATGTCGTGTCGCTGTCGTACGGCTGCGGCGGCCACTCGGAGGCCGCGGTCATGCCGAAGCCGCCGCGTCCGGCGCCGCCCGTCCTCGACGAGACCCGTATCGACGTGCTGCCGCTGCGCCCCGGCGCCGACTCCGGCTCCGTCATGGCGGAGGGCCCCGGCGAGGATCTCGGCCACTCCTAG